From Chaetodon auriga isolate fChaAug3 chromosome 10, fChaAug3.hap1, whole genome shotgun sequence, a single genomic window includes:
- the spryd4 gene encoding SPRY domain-containing protein 4, with protein sequence MATPVTATRLCRLAGRTVSSLSAKHRRAVSLPARRSYISTSTGNNLQFRLDELTAHSSLDLFKKDTGVIYRMLGLDPSHVQDNPERFRDWAVVFGDEKISSGRHYWEVTVKKSREFRLGVAEALMSREDCVGTNSSSWVFGYAQRKWFAMTNNKMVPVTLVGKPDRVGILLDYEAGLLALVDTEKPRIIHAIKVQFKVPLCPAFGLWDGELLTHSGLEEPEGLK encoded by the exons atGGCGACGCCCGTTACTGCAACTCGTCTCTGTCGCCTGGCAGGACGGACTGTCTCCTCCCTGTCAGCCAAACACAGGCGGGCTGTCAGCCTGCCAGCGAGAAGAAGCTACATATCCACCTCGACGGGGAACA ATCTTCAGTTCAGGCTTGATGAGCTTACAGCTCACAGCAGTCTGGACCTCTTCAAGAAAGACACCGGCGTCATCTACCGCATGCTGGGACTGGACCCCAGCCACGTGCAAGACAACCCCGAGCGTTTCCGAGACTGGGCCGTCGTGTTTGGCGATGAGAAGATCAGCAGTGGACGACACTACTGGGAGGTGACGGTCAAGAAGTCTCGAGAGTTTCGTCTGGGTGTGGCGGAGGCGCTGATGTCCCGAGAGGACTGCGTGGGCACCAACAGCTCCTCCTGGGTGTTCGGCTACGCTCAGCGCAAGTGGTTTGCCATGACCAACAATAAGATGGTTCCCGTGACACTGGTGGGCAAGCCGGACCGCGTGGGCATCCTACTCGACTATGAAGCGGGCCTTCTGGCGCTGGTGGACACAGAAAAACCCAGGATCATTCACGCCATCAAGGTCCAGTTCAAGGTTCCCCTCTGCCCCGCGTTTGGACTTTGGGACGGGGAGCTGCTCACACACTCTGGTCTGGAGGAGCCTGAAGGCCTGAAGTGA
- the LOC143327136 gene encoding glutaminase kidney isoform, mitochondrial-like has translation MHCLKSLRTANPGILQLFKNAGISARVGADNSVLSRTQQPVPLPCWAAASPHTHRAFHQQKGPDVDQGHSKSRLMSSMEDLLFYTITDGKEMIPLSQFISALRKTGLLTSDPRLRDCVRQMRKSTRDSTGPVMMDKTLFRKCVGNNIMLLTKAFKKKFIIPNFAEFTQQIDKMYDNAQQQEAGQVADYIPQLAKFSPDLWGVSLCTIDGQRHSVGDTKVPFCLQSCVKPLEYAIAVHDLGSEHTHHFVGKEPSGFKFNKLSLNEEDKPHNPMVNAGAIVISSLIKPNSNKAERFDYVMEFLKRMSGTEYVSFSNATFQSERETGDRNYAIGYYLKEKKCFPENADMIAALDFYFQLCSIEVTCESGSVMAATLANGGICPITGERVLSAEAVRNTLSLMHSCGMYDFSGQFAFHVGLPAKSGVSGAVLLVVPNVMGMMCWSPPLDRLGNSVRGIHFCQELVSHFNFHNYDNLRHFTKKHDPRRRSDDDQNKSVVNLMFAAYSGDVTALRRFALSAVNMEQTDYDSRTALHIAAAEGHVEAVIFLTEICKVNPRMKDRWGNTPVDDALQFGHDVTVKVLQEYQRAYADSNSPCDTEEQKTTLDTVKSIVS, from the exons ATGCATTGCCTGAAAAGTCTGAGGACAGCTAACCCCGGAATCTTGCAGCTATTTAAAAATGCAGGGATCTCCGCCAGAGTTGGAGCTGACAACAGTGTTTTGTCCAGGACACAGCAACCTGTTCCTCTCCCCTGCTGGGCCGCAGCATCACCCCACACCCACAGAGCCTTTCATCAACAGAAGGGTCCTGATGTGGACCAAGGACACTCAAA gaGTAGGCTAATGTCCAGCATGGAGGACCTACTTTTCTACACCATCACTGACGGCAAAGAGATGATCCCCCTCTCCCAGTTCATCTCT gcTTTGAGAAAAACAGGCTTGTTGACATCTGACCCTCGGCTTCGTGACTGTGTCCGTCAGATGCGAAAATCCACACGTGACTCTACCGGGCCAGTCATGATGGACAAGACTCTATTCAGAAA ATGTGTGGGTAACAACATCATGCTGTTGACTAAGGCTTTCAAAAAGAAGTTCATCATCCCGAACTTTGCTGAGTTTACCCAGCAGATCGATAAGATGTATGACAATGCACAACAGCAGGAGGCAGGACAA GTAGCTGATTACATCCCCCAGCTGGCTAAGTTCAGCCCTGATCTCTGGGGTGTATCTCTGTGCACAATCGATGGGCAGAG ACACTCTGTGGGTGACACAAAAGTTCCCTTCTGTCTGCAGTCGTGTGTGAAGCCTCTGGAGTACGCCATCGCTGTGCACGACCTCGGCAGTGAGCACACTCACCACTTTGTGGGCAAAGAGCCCAGTGGATTCAAGTTCAACAAACTGTCACTAAACGAGGAAG ATAAACCACACAACCCGATGGTAAATGCTGGAGCTATCGTCATCAGCTCTTTAATTAAG CCTAATTCAAATAAGGCAGAGAGGTTCGACTAT GTGATGGAGTTCTTGAAAAGGATGTCTGGTACAGAGTATGTGAGCTTCAGCAATGCAAC TTtccagtcagagagagaaactggcgATAGGAATTATGCAATTGGTTATTAcctcaaagagaaaaaa TGCTTTCCTGAGAACGCAGATATGATAGCGGCCCTTGACTTCTACTTTCAG TTGTGCTCCATTGAGGTGACCTGTGAGTCAGGAAGTGTCATGGCTGCCACACTGGCCAACGGGGGTATTTGTCCAATCACAGGCGAGCGTGTGCTGAGCGCTGAAGCCGTTCGCAACACCCTCAGTCTCATGCATTCCTGCGGCATGTACGACTTCTCCGGACAGTTTGCCTTCCAC GTGGGCTTGCCTGCTAAGTCTGGTGTTTCAGGAGCTGTTTTGCTGGTGGTCCCCAACGTCATGGGTATGATGTGTTGGTCCCCGCCTTTAGATCGGCTTGGAAACAGCGTTCGTGGCATTCACTTCTGTCAG GAGCTGGTGTCTCACTTCAACTTCCACAATTATGACAACCTGAGACACTTCACCAAGAAACACGACCCCAGAAGAAGATCAGATGACGATCAA AACAAGTCAGTGGTAAACCTGATGTTTGCCGCCTACAGTGGTGACGTCACTGCTCTCAGGAg GTTTGCCCTTTCAGCTGTGAACATGGAGCAGACAGACTACGACTCTCGCACAGCGCTCCACATTGCTGCTGCAGAAG GTCATGTGGAAGCTGTTATCTTCCTAACTGAAATATGTAAAGTGAATCCTCGCATGAAAGACAG ATGGGGGAACACACCTGTAGATGATGCCTTGCAGTTTGGCCATGATGTTACTGTTAAAGTCCTGCAGGAGTACCAGAGAGCGTACGCCGACAGCAACTCACCATGcgacacagaggagcagaagacCACACTGGATACAGTGAAGAGTATCGTGTCCTAA